In Sphingopyxis sp. 113P3, one DNA window encodes the following:
- a CDS encoding winged helix-turn-helix transcriptional regulator, with amino-acid sequence MPRRADLSDTFCPIGRAAELLGDRAVLLILRELFFGRGRFEAITASSGLGPQLVSARLKRLVAEGVVEREAYQERPPRYGYRLTEKGKDLFDILYAMRCWAERWAYRDGETGGGPAMRYFHRACGADVGTATVCPGCGELLRYGELKGEPSPALRAERARKAG; translated from the coding sequence ATGCCGCGGCGCGCCGATCTGTCGGATACCTTCTGCCCCATCGGCCGGGCGGCCGAGCTGCTCGGCGACCGCGCAGTGCTCCTCATCCTGCGCGAGCTGTTCTTCGGGCGCGGACGGTTCGAGGCGATCACGGCAAGCAGCGGCCTCGGGCCGCAGCTCGTTTCGGCGCGGCTCAAGCGACTGGTGGCGGAAGGCGTGGTTGAACGCGAAGCCTATCAGGAGCGGCCACCGCGCTACGGATATCGGCTGACCGAAAAGGGGAAGGACCTGTTCGACATCCTCTATGCGATGCGCTGCTGGGCCGAACGTTGGGCCTATCGCGACGGCGAAACCGGCGGCGGTCCGGCGATGCGCTATTTTCACCGCGCCTGCGGCGCCGACGTCGGTACCGCGACGGTCTGCCCGGGCTGCGGCGAGCTGCTCCGCTATGGCGAGCTGAAAGGGGAGCCATCGCCTGCGCTCAGAGCCGAGCGGGCGAGGAAGGCGGGCTGA
- a CDS encoding phasin family protein, which translates to MATKMDSAETAFEAATLETAAQPATPAAPAVAEAPVAAKAAAPKTRTVKANAKPVQKKAAKSAVKAAHKKPAAKTITPKIKAAPKPVAAATKGFQTMNDTVKKFAEDAKARAEALTADLQERSKEALAKSSKLAEEAVEFNKANVEALVEAGKIAAKNFETLGQEGVAFARKSFEETSAALKGYTAVKSPAEFFKLYAENSKKAFDAAVAQTSKTSELVVKMANDSFAPISNRVSVISSKMKAA; encoded by the coding sequence ATGGCTACCAAGATGGACAGTGCTGAAACGGCTTTCGAAGCCGCAACGCTGGAAACCGCCGCCCAGCCGGCGACTCCTGCTGCTCCGGCCGTGGCCGAAGCCCCAGTCGCAGCCAAGGCCGCGGCGCCGAAGACCCGGACCGTGAAGGCGAATGCCAAGCCGGTCCAAAAGAAGGCGGCAAAGTCCGCCGTGAAGGCCGCTCACAAAAAGCCGGCTGCGAAGACGATTACCCCCAAGATCAAGGCCGCGCCCAAGCCCGTCGCCGCCGCCACCAAAGGATTCCAGACCATGAACGACACCGTCAAGAAGTTCGCCGAAGACGCCAAGGCTCGCGCGGAAGCGCTCACCGCCGACCTTCAGGAACGCTCGAAGGAGGCGCTCGCCAAGTCGAGCAAGCTCGCGGAGGAAGCCGTCGAATTTAACAAGGCCAATGTTGAGGCGCTTGTCGAAGCCGGCAAGATCGCGGCCAAGAACTTCGAGACCCTCGGCCAGGAAGGCGTCGCCTTCGCCCGCAAGAGCTTCGAAGAGACCTCGGCTGCGCTGAAGGGCTACACCGCCGTCAAGTCGCCCGCCGAGTTTTTCAAGCTCTATGCCGAGAACAGCAAGAAGGCGTTCGACGCCGCTGTTGCGCAGACCTCGAAGACCAGCGAACTCGTGGTCAAGATGGCGAACGACAGCTTCGCGCCGATCTCGAACCGCGTATCGGTCATCAGCTCGAAGATGAAGGCAGCCTAA
- the clpS gene encoding ATP-dependent Clp protease adapter ClpS, with protein MMFSFPLSSPVRAMADKDDDAPGAPGVGIATRTRAKPKKPSMYKVLLLNDDYTPMEFVVMVLQRFFNMDIERATQVMLHVHQQGVGVCGVFSYEVAETKVNQVMDAARQNQHPLQCTLEKA; from the coding sequence ATGATGTTCTCTTTTCCGCTCTCCAGTCCCGTTCGCGCCATGGCGGACAAGGACGATGACGCGCCCGGAGCCCCCGGGGTCGGCATCGCAACGCGCACGCGCGCGAAGCCCAAGAAGCCGTCGATGTACAAGGTGCTGCTGCTCAACGACGATTATACCCCGATGGAATTTGTCGTGATGGTGCTGCAGCGCTTCTTCAACATGGATATCGAGCGGGCAACGCAGGTCATGCTTCACGTCCACCAGCAAGGTGTCGGCGTGTGCGGCGTTTTCAGCTATGAGGTCGCCGAAACCAAGGTGAATCAGGTGATGGACGCCGCGCGGCAGAATCAGCACCCCTTGCAGTGCACACTCGAAAAGGCCTGA
- a CDS encoding PHA/PHB synthase family protein → MSDAGSGKGEDEATITRSPFLPSAEDLQHWASVMARAQQMMVDFALGQVDAHKAGAPLLDPAHWLGNDGAGLWAEQGAKMWEQGAAFWTSLAALAPGFTPPPPADNAKDRRFADPDWTANPVFALIRQTYGLLSDQLLSTARQVQGLDEAARAKLEFAARSMTEALSPTNLAVTNPEVIKRAVETRGESLLKGLRHMLADLARGQLSHVDPDAFEVGVTIATTPGKVIHETKLYQLIHYAPVTKEVFTVPLVIFPPWINRFYILDLNPQKSFVKWAIEQGLSVFIVSWKSADASMKDLVWDDYVEAQVDAIDTIRDLLGVPHVHAIGYCVAGTTLAATLAMLAANGEADKVKSATFFTAQVDFELAGDLKLFVDDTYLALLQQLSAQGYLDGRYMAATFNALRGRDLIWNYVVNNYLLGNDYPPFDLLYWNGDVTNLPAKWHRQYLVDLYRDNRLVIPNSLAVCGVSIDLRKIRTPAYIQAGREDHIAPLASVWRLMDHLSGPRTFLLAGSGHIAGVVNPPAAGKYQYWTGDNTAASLDDFLASATETKGSWWPHWIEWIAAQDSAKTPAKGARIPGRGKKKAIEDAPGRYVKQR, encoded by the coding sequence ATGAGCGATGCGGGTAGCGGCAAGGGCGAAGACGAGGCGACCATCACGCGCAGCCCCTTTCTACCCTCGGCGGAGGATCTCCAGCATTGGGCCAGCGTGATGGCGCGCGCGCAGCAGATGATGGTCGACTTCGCGCTTGGTCAGGTCGACGCCCACAAGGCGGGTGCGCCGCTGCTCGATCCCGCCCATTGGCTGGGCAACGACGGCGCCGGGCTATGGGCCGAGCAAGGCGCCAAGATGTGGGAACAAGGCGCTGCTTTCTGGACTTCGCTCGCCGCACTCGCTCCGGGCTTCACCCCGCCCCCGCCCGCCGACAACGCCAAGGACCGACGCTTTGCCGATCCTGACTGGACCGCGAACCCTGTGTTTGCGCTGATCCGCCAGACCTATGGCCTGTTGTCGGACCAGCTGCTCTCGACCGCAAGGCAGGTGCAGGGGCTCGACGAGGCGGCGCGCGCAAAATTGGAGTTTGCAGCCAGGTCGATGACCGAGGCGCTATCGCCCACCAACCTTGCGGTCACCAATCCGGAGGTCATCAAACGCGCCGTCGAGACGCGCGGCGAGAGCCTTCTAAAGGGTCTCCGCCACATGCTGGCCGACCTCGCGCGCGGGCAGCTCAGCCACGTCGACCCCGATGCCTTCGAGGTCGGCGTGACCATTGCGACGACGCCGGGCAAGGTGATCCACGAGACCAAGCTCTATCAGCTCATTCACTACGCGCCGGTGACAAAGGAGGTGTTCACCGTCCCGCTCGTCATTTTCCCGCCGTGGATCAACCGCTTCTACATCCTCGACCTCAATCCGCAAAAAAGCTTCGTCAAATGGGCCATCGAACAGGGCCTCTCGGTGTTCATTGTGTCCTGGAAATCGGCCGACGCCTCGATGAAGGACCTGGTGTGGGACGATTATGTCGAAGCGCAGGTCGATGCGATCGACACGATCCGCGACCTGCTTGGGGTGCCGCACGTCCACGCGATCGGCTATTGCGTCGCGGGCACCACCCTGGCCGCGACCCTCGCCATGCTCGCAGCGAACGGCGAAGCGGACAAGGTCAAGTCGGCCACCTTCTTTACCGCACAGGTCGATTTCGAGCTTGCGGGCGATCTCAAGCTGTTCGTCGATGACACTTATCTTGCGTTGCTCCAGCAGCTGTCAGCGCAGGGCTATCTTGACGGCCGCTATATGGCCGCGACCTTCAACGCCCTGCGGGGACGCGACCTCATCTGGAACTATGTCGTCAACAATTATCTGCTCGGCAACGACTATCCGCCGTTCGATCTCCTCTACTGGAACGGCGACGTCACCAATCTGCCAGCGAAGTGGCATCGGCAGTACCTGGTTGATCTCTACCGCGACAACCGCCTCGTCATTCCGAACAGCCTCGCGGTATGCGGCGTCTCCATCGACCTCAGAAAGATCCGCACGCCCGCCTATATCCAGGCGGGCCGCGAGGACCATATCGCGCCGCTCGCCAGCGTCTGGCGGCTGATGGACCATCTTTCGGGACCCAGGACATTCCTCCTTGCAGGCTCAGGACACATCGCGGGCGTGGTGAACCCGCCCGCGGCCGGCAAATATCAATATTGGACCGGCGACAACACCGCCGCCAGCCTCGATGACTTCCTGGCCTCTGCGACCGAGACCAAGGGAAGCTGGTGGCCGCACTGGATCGAGTGGATCGCCGCGCAGGACAGCGCCAAAACGCCGGCGAAAGGCGCGCGCATCCCTGGCAGGGGCAAGAAAAAGGCGATCGAGGACGCGCCCGGCCGCTACGTCAAACAGCGATAA
- a CDS encoding Flp family type IVb pilin encodes MTTKRLINDQTGATAIEYGLLAALIAVASIVAFQMLGLNLATVFSTIASALGQ; translated from the coding sequence ATGACGACCAAGCGTCTCATCAACGACCAGACGGGCGCGACCGCCATTGAATATGGGCTCCTCGCTGCGCTGATCGCGGTCGCCTCGATCGTCGCCTTCCAGATGCTGGGCCTCAACCTCGCCACCGTCTTCAGCACCATAGCCTCAGCACTCGGACAGTAG
- a CDS encoding LL-diaminopimelate aminotransferase, with the protein MSEDEFYRIKRLPPYVIAEVNAMRAAARAAGEDIIDLGMGNPDLPPPQHVIDKLCEVAQKPNAHGYSQSKGIPGLRRAQANYYARRFNVELDPETEVVVTMGSKEGLASLATAITGPGDVVLAPNPSYPIHTFGFIIAGATIRSVPTTPDENYWRALDRAMAFTVPRPSILVVNYPSNPTAEAVDLAFYERLVAWAKENKVWVLSDLAYSELYYDGNPTPSILQVPGAKDVAIEFTSMSKTYSMAGWRMGFAVGNKRLIAAMTRVKSYLDYGAFTPIQAAACAALNGPQDIVARNRELYQKRRDVMVESFGRAGWEIPSPPASMFAWAPLPPALKDMGSLEFSKQLLTHAKVAVAPGVGYGEDGEGFVRIAMVENEQRIRQAARNIRKFLSMHGVNTPSVAASGN; encoded by the coding sequence ATGTCCGAAGATGAATTCTATCGCATCAAGCGCCTGCCGCCCTACGTCATCGCCGAAGTGAATGCGATGCGAGCAGCAGCACGCGCCGCGGGCGAGGACATCATCGACCTCGGGATGGGCAACCCCGACCTGCCGCCGCCGCAGCATGTGATCGACAAGCTGTGCGAAGTGGCGCAGAAACCCAACGCACACGGCTATTCGCAGTCAAAAGGCATTCCAGGCCTCCGCCGCGCGCAGGCCAACTATTATGCCCGCCGTTTCAATGTCGAACTCGACCCCGAAACCGAGGTGGTCGTGACGATGGGGTCCAAGGAAGGGCTTGCGAGCCTCGCGACCGCGATCACCGGCCCGGGCGATGTGGTCCTCGCGCCCAACCCCAGCTATCCGATCCACACCTTCGGTTTCATCATCGCCGGAGCGACGATCCGCAGCGTCCCGACCACCCCGGACGAGAATTACTGGCGCGCACTCGACCGCGCGATGGCCTTCACTGTGCCGCGCCCGTCAATCCTGGTGGTCAATTATCCGTCGAACCCGACCGCTGAGGCGGTCGATCTTGCGTTCTACGAGCGGCTCGTCGCATGGGCGAAGGAGAACAAGGTCTGGGTCTTGAGCGACCTTGCCTATTCGGAGCTATACTACGATGGCAATCCGACCCCTTCCATTTTGCAGGTGCCGGGAGCGAAAGATGTCGCGATCGAGTTCACTTCCATGTCGAAGACCTACTCGATGGCGGGCTGGCGCATGGGCTTTGCGGTCGGCAACAAGCGGCTGATCGCCGCGATGACGCGGGTCAAATCCTATCTCGACTATGGCGCTTTCACGCCGATCCAGGCCGCAGCCTGCGCGGCGCTCAACGGCCCGCAGGACATCGTTGCCAGGAATCGCGAACTGTATCAGAAGCGCCGCGATGTCATGGTCGAAAGCTTCGGCCGCGCCGGCTGGGAAATCCCGAGCCCGCCCGCCTCGATGTTCGCCTGGGCGCCGCTGCCGCCCGCGCTCAAGGATATGGGAAGCCTTGAATTTTCAAAGCAGCTGCTGACCCATGCCAAGGTCGCGGTTGCACCGGGCGTCGGCTATGGCGAGGACGGCGAAGGCTTTGTGCGCATTGCGATGGTGGAGAATGAGCAGCGCATCCGTCAGGCCGCGCGCAACATCCGCAAATTCCTGTCGATGCACGGCGTCAACACGCCGTCGGTCGCTGCGAGCGGGAACTGA
- a CDS encoding 2-hydroxychromene-2-carboxylate isomerase, with protein MKLQRTLEFIFDFGSPNAYLALKVLPELLERTSADLVLTPCLLGGIFKATGNKAPMLQFADIPAKLAYENLEMRRFIAKHALEKFRMNPHFPINTLLVMRGAIVAEEEGFLKGYVDAVNCAMWEMGLKMDDPAVAAAFLSSAGFEGAALLARTQDPAIKAKLAANTETAVARGVFGIPTFFVGDEMFFGKDRLDQVEAALA; from the coding sequence GTGAAGCTGCAAAGGACCCTCGAGTTCATTTTCGATTTTGGCAGTCCCAACGCCTATCTCGCGCTGAAGGTGCTGCCCGAGCTTCTCGAGCGCACCAGTGCCGACCTTGTTCTCACGCCCTGTCTGCTCGGCGGCATCTTCAAGGCAACGGGCAACAAGGCCCCGATGCTCCAATTTGCCGACATTCCCGCGAAGCTCGCCTATGAGAACCTCGAGATGCGGCGCTTTATCGCAAAGCACGCGCTCGAGAAATTCCGGATGAACCCGCACTTCCCGATCAACACCCTGCTTGTCATGCGCGGGGCGATCGTTGCCGAGGAGGAAGGCTTTCTGAAGGGCTATGTCGATGCGGTAAACTGCGCCATGTGGGAGATGGGGCTGAAGATGGACGATCCCGCGGTTGCGGCAGCCTTCCTCTCGTCCGCCGGCTTCGAGGGAGCTGCGCTGCTCGCGCGGACGCAGGACCCTGCGATCAAGGCGAAGCTTGCCGCCAATACCGAGACGGCGGTCGCGCGCGGCGTCTTCGGCATCCCGACATTCTTCGTCGGGGACGAGATGTTCTTTGGCAAGGACCGGCTCGATCAGGTGGAGGCGGCGCTCGCCTGA
- a CDS encoding LacI family DNA-binding transcriptional regulator, with translation MLRPTSFDVAERAGVSQSTVSRALRGSPGVNAETRARVSAAARELGYVVDRHASSLRLKSSETIALVTICRPGEDRSAINPFYFALLGSIAAATSARGFNLLVSFQESPDNFRADFVASGLADAMIVIGTTSNRAAWQFFADAQASGLDFICWGSPGDPFHWMRSDNEVGGRLAAEHLVARGRRRIAFVGPQQSPQRQFDERREGFAAALGARGIAPIIVEPPAAPDRHAQGLAAAAQLLAENPDVDAIFAASDMLALGVLQGLKDAGRRVPADIALIGFDGIRAGTLVDPALSTIEPDLDAAGEALVAMALEDTGHSRSGTRIPVRLSLRGTA, from the coding sequence ATGCTGCGTCCGACATCCTTCGACGTTGCCGAGCGCGCGGGCGTTTCGCAGTCGACCGTGTCGCGCGCGCTGCGCGGCAGCCCTGGCGTCAATGCAGAAACGCGGGCCCGCGTCTCCGCCGCGGCGCGCGAGCTTGGCTATGTCGTCGACCGCCACGCCTCATCGCTCCGGCTCAAGAGCAGCGAGACGATCGCCCTCGTCACCATCTGCCGCCCGGGCGAGGATCGCAGCGCCATCAACCCTTTTTACTTCGCGCTTCTCGGCAGCATCGCTGCGGCAACGTCGGCGCGCGGTTTCAACCTGCTCGTCAGCTTTCAGGAAAGCCCCGACAATTTTCGCGCCGATTTCGTTGCCTCCGGGCTTGCCGACGCAATGATCGTCATCGGCACGACCAGCAACCGGGCCGCTTGGCAGTTTTTTGCCGACGCACAGGCATCGGGACTCGACTTCATCTGCTGGGGGAGTCCGGGCGATCCCTTCCACTGGATGCGCAGCGATAATGAGGTGGGCGGCCGCCTTGCTGCCGAACATCTCGTCGCCCGCGGGCGACGCCGCATCGCGTTCGTCGGCCCCCAGCAGTCACCGCAGCGCCAGTTTGACGAGCGGCGCGAAGGATTCGCCGCCGCGCTCGGCGCGCGCGGCATCGCTCCCATCATCGTCGAACCGCCCGCCGCACCCGACCGCCACGCGCAGGGCCTCGCCGCCGCCGCGCAGCTCCTCGCAGAAAATCCCGATGTCGACGCGATCTTCGCAGCAAGTGACATGCTCGCTCTCGGGGTGCTGCAGGGGCTCAAGGACGCGGGGCGCCGCGTGCCGGCCGATATTGCGCTGATCGGCTTCGACGGCATCCGAGCCGGCACACTCGTCGACCCTGCGCTCTCGACGATCGAGCCCGACCTCGACGCCGCGGGCGAGGCGCTCGTTGCGATGGCGCTTGAAGACACGGGCCACAGCCGCAGCGGCACCCGCATCCCCGTGCGACTTTCGCTCCGCGGCACCGCCTGA
- a CDS encoding SDR family oxidoreductase codes for MENGAAIIVGAGDATGGAIARAFAAEGLTACVTRRARGAEALESLAQSIRGAGHEARAFPADARDEAAIIALFDQVEAEVGPVEVAVFNIGANVNFPISDTTVRIYTKVWEMACLAGFLTGREAAKRMTPRGRGTILFTGATASLRGGSGYAAFSGAKAALRMLAQSMARELGPQGIHVAHVVVDGAIDTEFIKARHPDFDRAKEEELVLDPDAIAANYVMLHRQPKSAWTHELDLRPWGEKW; via the coding sequence ATGGAGAACGGAGCTGCCATCATCGTCGGCGCAGGCGACGCCACGGGAGGGGCCATCGCCCGCGCCTTTGCCGCCGAAGGGCTGACCGCCTGTGTCACCCGGCGCGCGCGCGGCGCCGAGGCGCTTGAAAGCCTGGCGCAATCGATTCGCGGTGCGGGGCATGAGGCACGTGCCTTCCCCGCCGATGCCCGCGACGAAGCCGCGATCATCGCCCTGTTCGACCAGGTCGAAGCCGAGGTCGGCCCGGTCGAGGTGGCGGTGTTCAATATCGGTGCCAATGTGAACTTCCCCATCAGCGACACAACGGTGCGTATTTACACCAAGGTATGGGAAATGGCGTGCCTCGCGGGATTCCTGACCGGCCGCGAGGCTGCAAAGCGCATGACCCCGCGCGGCCGCGGCACGATCCTCTTCACCGGCGCGACGGCGAGCCTGCGTGGGGGATCGGGCTACGCCGCCTTCTCAGGCGCCAAGGCGGCGCTGCGGATGCTTGCCCAGTCGATGGCACGCGAGCTCGGGCCGCAAGGCATCCACGTCGCGCATGTTGTTGTCGACGGCGCGATCGATACCGAGTTTATCAAGGCTCGCCATCCCGATTTCGACCGCGCGAAGGAGGAGGAGCTTGTTCTCGATCCCGACGCGATCGCCGCCAATTATGTGATGCTCCACCGCCAGCCGAAAAGCGCCTGGACACATGAACTTGACCTGCGCCCGTGGGGAGAAAAATGGTGA
- a CDS encoding DMT family transporter: MGTERGETARMRSGMSALWSQPYVLLTLCALFWAGNSIVGRAARELVPPAALAFWRWTIALALLLPLAWPHLKRDKETLRAHWPIVLVLGLLGIGSFNLLLYTGLQTTTALNSMLIQAAQPALILIVGALVMRDRTSLRQSAGVLVSLAGVLAIIGRGDPAALVALRWNEGDAIIGVAVLLWALYSVLLRRRPTVHPLSLLGASIFVGVLLIAPVYIAELAGGRRIVAGPQSALAIAYVSVFPSFLAYLFFNRGVELIGSAATGQFLNVMPLMGAGLAMLFLGEALRLFHIAGLVLIVAGIWVAGMAAGDQASAAST, translated from the coding sequence ATGGGCACTGAGCGAGGCGAAACGGCGCGCATGCGCAGCGGGATGAGCGCGCTGTGGTCGCAGCCCTATGTGCTGCTGACCTTGTGCGCTCTGTTCTGGGCGGGCAATTCGATCGTCGGGCGCGCCGCGCGCGAGCTGGTGCCCCCCGCGGCGCTTGCCTTCTGGCGCTGGACGATTGCGCTCGCGTTGCTGCTGCCGCTCGCCTGGCCGCATCTGAAGCGCGACAAGGAGACGCTCCGCGCGCACTGGCCGATCGTGCTGGTGCTCGGCCTGTTGGGGATCGGATCGTTCAACCTCCTCCTCTATACCGGTCTGCAGACGACCACCGCGCTCAATTCGATGCTGATCCAGGCGGCGCAGCCGGCGCTGATCCTGATCGTGGGCGCGCTGGTGATGCGCGACCGGACGAGCCTGCGGCAGAGTGCAGGGGTGTTGGTGTCGCTCGCCGGGGTGCTGGCGATCATCGGCCGCGGCGATCCGGCCGCGCTCGTTGCGCTGCGATGGAATGAGGGGGACGCGATCATCGGCGTCGCGGTGCTGCTGTGGGCGCTTTATTCGGTGCTGCTTCGCCGGCGGCCGACAGTGCATCCGCTGAGCCTGCTCGGCGCCTCTATCTTTGTCGGCGTCCTGCTGATCGCGCCCGTCTACATCGCTGAGCTGGCGGGCGGACGGCGAATTGTCGCCGGCCCGCAAAGCGCGCTCGCTATCGCCTACGTCTCGGTCTTCCCCTCGTTTCTCGCCTATCTTTTCTTCAACCGCGGAGTCGAGCTGATCGGATCGGCGGCGACCGGTCAGTTTCTGAACGTCATGCCGCTGATGGGCGCGGGGCTTGCGATGCTGTTCCTGGGCGAGGCTCTGCGCCTCTTTCACATCGCGGGTCTGGTGCTGATCGTTGCAGGGATATGGGTAGCAGGGATGGCGGCGGGCGATCAGGCGAGCGCCGCCTCCACCTGA
- a CDS encoding DUF2721 domain-containing protein, producing the protein MQDLDASAIAQTIQLSVTPVFLLVATGSLLNVLAGRLSRVVDRSRVLMARWPETEGEEHARVVAELRSADRRMRVINDSILAAVACGIVVCLLVALLFTQAFTGLNLGVAASWAFALAMLLLLVSLLLFLVEVRLAIRAIQVPMDLLEGEEMGWLRRQRR; encoded by the coding sequence GTGCAGGACTTGGATGCGAGTGCGATAGCCCAGACGATCCAGTTGTCGGTCACGCCGGTGTTTTTGCTGGTGGCAACCGGCAGCTTGCTCAACGTTCTCGCGGGCCGGCTGTCGCGTGTAGTCGACCGCTCGCGGGTGTTGATGGCGCGCTGGCCGGAGACCGAGGGCGAGGAGCATGCGCGGGTGGTCGCCGAGCTGCGCTCCGCCGACCGGCGGATGCGGGTCATCAATGACTCAATCCTCGCAGCAGTCGCCTGCGGCATCGTCGTCTGTCTGCTCGTCGCGCTGCTTTTCACACAGGCCTTTACCGGGCTCAACCTCGGTGTCGCCGCGTCGTGGGCCTTCGCGCTCGCGATGCTGCTGCTTCTCGTGTCTCTGCTACTCTTCCTCGTCGAGGTCCGCCTCGCCATCCGCGCGATCCAGGTTCCGATGGATCTTCTCGAGGGGGAGGAAATGGGCTGGCTGCGGCGGCAGCGGCGGTAA
- a CDS encoding CHASE domain-containing protein — translation MRTSLWADRLMALSVRAIGLVIMLAALAAAVASFFYNKRQEADQAERIAMQVNARLGDQLSILEAVRALYQSDRTTGGTSVRAYLAALQPQTRAPGMQGVGVAIAMARGAPAPVEARLRENYGRDITAWPASDQPIGFPIILIEPDNALNTAALGYDMYSEATRREAMRRAWLTGQAAASGVVNLVQERQADHTQPGFLIYVPVYPERPLIDGGAAARVEEELNPPTIATAVGARPLEAFVYAPFRVHDLMTAVLGEQIEGIEGIEVFAGEGPSALRVFSHGRLGWDAHEQKLQVADRQWTMRISYGRFVDRLGRPLAILLFGVAIAFLAIQLHQMQHRRLGAFQALAEEKERHAEDRELMMGEMAHRMKNAFARISALARITLRESMDLADFERRFEGRLQALSASKQMLVAGAVDMVDLGAIIRRELHVAGWPAERLVGLADPEIHLGEDAAQAISLAVHELVTNSIKYGALAGRGDLRVSWRREGDEVQLDWVESGLSDTPHIATESFGTQFIRTLIERQLKGSWTRRAGDHSLAVAIRWPLPAPD, via the coding sequence ATGCGAACATCGCTCTGGGCAGATCGGCTGATGGCCCTTTCGGTCCGGGCGATCGGGCTGGTAATCATGCTCGCTGCGCTCGCTGCCGCGGTCGCGAGCTTCTTTTACAACAAGAGGCAGGAGGCTGACCAGGCGGAGCGAATCGCGATGCAGGTCAACGCGCGCCTCGGCGATCAGCTTTCGATCCTCGAAGCCGTGCGCGCGCTTTATCAGTCGGACAGGACAACGGGCGGCACGAGCGTCCGCGCCTATCTCGCCGCGCTCCAGCCGCAGACCCGAGCGCCGGGAATGCAGGGCGTCGGGGTCGCCATCGCGATGGCGCGCGGCGCTCCCGCGCCGGTCGAGGCGCGCCTGCGCGAAAACTATGGCCGCGACATCACAGCCTGGCCGGCAAGTGACCAGCCCATCGGATTTCCGATCATTCTGATCGAGCCCGACAATGCTCTCAACACGGCTGCGCTTGGCTATGACATGTACAGCGAAGCGACCCGACGCGAGGCGATGCGCCGCGCCTGGCTGACGGGCCAGGCGGCGGCGAGCGGCGTTGTTAACCTGGTCCAGGAACGGCAGGCGGATCACACCCAGCCGGGTTTTCTGATCTATGTTCCCGTTTATCCGGAGCGGCCCCTGATCGACGGCGGCGCCGCGGCGCGCGTGGAAGAAGAGCTGAACCCGCCAACCATCGCCACCGCAGTCGGCGCGCGCCCGCTCGAGGCATTCGTCTATGCCCCGTTCCGCGTCCACGACCTGATGACCGCCGTGCTCGGCGAGCAGATCGAGGGCATCGAGGGCATCGAGGTATTCGCGGGCGAAGGCCCCTCGGCGCTCCGTGTCTTCTCGCACGGTCGGTTGGGCTGGGACGCGCACGAGCAGAAGCTGCAGGTGGCTGACCGGCAATGGACGATGCGCATATCCTACGGCCGCTTTGTCGACCGCCTGGGGCGTCCGCTCGCAATACTTCTGTTCGGGGTTGCAATCGCCTTTCTGGCGATTCAGCTCCACCAGATGCAGCACCGGCGGCTCGGCGCCTTCCAGGCGCTCGCCGAGGAAAAGGAACGTCACGCCGAGGATCGCGAACTCATGATGGGCGAGATGGCGCATCGGATGAAGAATGCGTTCGCCCGCATCAGCGCGCTCGCGCGCATCACGCTGCGCGAGTCGATGGATCTTGCCGATTTTGAAAGGCGCTTCGAGGGGCGCCTTCAGGCCTTGTCGGCATCGAAGCAGATGCTGGTCGCGGGTGCCGTCGACATGGTCGACCTCGGCGCGATCATCCGGCGCGAGCTGCATGTGGCAGGCTGGCCGGCGGAACGCCTTGTCGGACTGGCTGACCCTGAAATTCATCTTGGGGAGGATGCCGCGCAGGCAATCTCGCTCGCAGTGCACGAACTTGTCACCAACAGCATCAAATATGGCGCACTTGCCGGCCGGGGCGATCTTCGCGTAAGCTGGCGGCGCGAGGGCGACGAGGTCCAGCTCGATTGGGTCGAAAGCGGTCTTTCCGACACCCCGCATATCGCCACCGAAAGCTTCGGGACCCAGTTCATCCGCACGCTGATCGAGCGCCAGCTCAAGGGCAGCTGGACCCGGCGGGCGGGCGATCACAGCCTTGCTGTGGCGATCCGCTGGCCGCTTCCCGCACCGGATTGA